CACTGTTCAAGCTGAATCTAGGATCCAATTCTGGACAGTATCAGCAGTACAGGCCACCAGACCTTGCACCTCAAcagcaagccaaagttgatccAACCATGGAGGCTACAGTCCAAAATTTAAAGACTCAAATTGGACAACTTGCTACTTCTGTAAATGAACTGATCCAACAAAAGTCAAGTGCAATCCCTTCTCAACCAATGATGAACCCAAAAACTGTTAGACTTATTGGAGAGACACAACACCAATTATATCTTATCTCAACTAACTTTTTATCCAAAATCTCAATAGATTAATAAATCTTCAACGCTTTATATTTTACTTCACTTTttcactttctcatttctaccaatataaaatttagactCACATTTAGAGCGTAAAAATTCCGATGAAAAGATTTAGACTCACATTTATAGCGTAAGAATTCCGACGAAGGCGAGTTGATGGCACAGTGGTCATATGAGTGAGACTATCAAAATCGTGTGATCATCAGGCGGTCCAGTGGCAGATGCCCGTGTTGAATAGGTTACTGCATTTGTAATAAAAGCATCTAGTGAGCTAAGTCCAAAACATAGATATAGgaaaagttgaaatttcaatttttctccGTCATATTCATCTAGTGTgaacaattttatttctttgctGGTTATATAATCTTTTAAGTTTTACATTCAGGAATAATTCTTGCCCACACCATGTACAAAATAAACTCACAAGTGTGGGGATTCAAAATTTTCTGTTCGCTGCTGTTATAGCATTTATTATTCTgcttattttagttttttttttaattagatagaGGAtagttgattttaatttttgtttgctGCTTTTTTTCTCTGGCTTGTTGTTTTGATTTctgtttttgagttttttttttttttgctgtatAGACTAGTGATATATTAGTTTAAACTTCAATTGCTGTTTCACagttgattttgatttctatcAACTATTTTAGATTAGTAGTTTGATTAGTCTAGTCTAGTTTTGATTCGTGTTTTACTAATTGGCTCTAACTAACAGTTTTTGCTGCTTTTACTAACTTTTGTACTAACTCTTCTAACCTTGTTCGGgctttgttttctattttgctTATACAGTTTACTAACTAATGTTTCTAACTAATCTTCTATGTTTAGCCATAGCTAGTTGTAggttcaaattttatttctttttgcgAAGTTGAGTTCAATTACATGTTCTGTTTTCAAGTTCTCAAATTTGGTTCTCAAGTTTGTGCTAGTAATTCAGTTTACTAATTTTTGTGCTAACTCTGTGTTGTGTTTGACAGTTTTTACTGAGTTATCTCAGCTTACTAACATTACTAACATTCTTTTTTAATTGCTTCTAACGTTGTTTTTGTTGATATGTGCTGACAGGATTTAATCACTGCAGTTTCCGCACCAGTATACTCATGCTAACGTTAATAGCAGATTTGTAGCTCTagtttcttcctttctttgctTGAGTCACTAGCTTTGTTTTCAGTTTTACTAACTAGCTATACTAATTTTCTTTTGCTGACTTTTTGGGTGATTCTGTCAGTGCTAacattactaattttttttacataggTTTGTTGAGTTGTTTCAGTTAGTTACTAACTTTACCAACTGTTTTTGCTGAACTTGTTCAGTTTACTAACCCTTTAACCATTTACTAATCTTTTTGTCGACTTGGTCAGTTCCACCAACTTGTTTTTGCTGATTATAAGGGGACTAGCCAGTTTTTGTATCAGTTCACAGATTATTGCTAACTTGATTTTctgacatttttctttttcttttgctgttTCGAGTAGTAAAGTTTCTTTTTACAGTTGTTTTTGCTGTTGAGTTCTTCGGATGATTTAAACTAACACTTCACTATTGTTGCAGTATTAATAGACAATTTTGATGATTAATTTTGCTGATTTACATTCTCAGTTCTGGTTTTATTTTCTAACTCCAGTTTTACTCAGTTCTGGTTTACAGCATTCATATAGAATTTCCGTTCATTAGAACTCATTTTAGGCAGTAAAATCATGCGTGCATACACCACTGTTTTTAGTCCAACATAGGAATAGATTCATgcatcattttaatagcattttAGGACCATTTTATACTTGTTCAGAGTATCAGAGAGTAATCCCCCACTACTGTCTTCCCAAAAACAGATTTCACAAAAAATCATTGCATGTGGATTCATATATTAGATGCCTTGTGAAAAAACAATTCACAGTAATTAGTAAACTCGgaatttctttttccttataAGAAAAGGCTTTAAGGTTATTATATTGGGGATTGCCACtgaaaaatgatcaaaataaagGGTAGTagaagaataaacaaaaaattcgGAAGGACACAATTTATACATCCATGCACCTAGAAAGAACAAACATGCCCTGCTCTAAAGCATTCATGAGCAGAAGCAATCGAATTACACTTGAAAACATAACCAAACATATCAACAGAAAACATTCAAGTCGGCTAGCCCGAGAAAGTCTTGCTTCTTATCCATGCTTCACTTGTACTCAAGAATCATGTTATTCTCTGGGGCAAGTCCAACACAAGCTCTCAGAATGTTTTCCAGCATTGCACGCTGCTTGGACAATGCATTCACCACTGGTGTACCCGGTGGAACCTGTGATAGTTATCTCGTGAGTCAATTTGCCATatttagagaaagaaagaatggGGGATAAAAGGGAATTCATTTAACAACTTCAAATCGAAGCGATTGTATCTCCATAATAAGCTTCCTACATGTTCCCCTAAActtaatttctatttaaaaaataaacatgtggACTCAACATTTAATAAGATTAGATTAAACTCACCAAAGGAGCCTTGGTCAGGTAACTGAGAATGGTAGCAACTGGGTGGAATGAGTGGAATTTTCCCTGCAGCAACAACCACAACACAGTGAACTCAGAAGTCAGAAAGCTAGAAATAATATAATGACCAACACAATTAAGCAATTAAATTTAGCAATGCATGCAGACCTCATTTTCAGCTTTGAACTGGATACGAGTGCTAAGCTCAGCAAGAAGGACCAAGTCCAAGATAATAGGAGCAGCTAAGAGAGAATCCTCGCATGTATTGTGCAAAACAATGGTGTTCTTTCCACCCATGAATATCTCTGAAGTGTACTCATCCATGGCTCTCTTGCTGTCCCCAACGTAAGGCACATACTGCAATGGCAACAACAAAGCAGATAGAATCAAAGACCTgactaagagaaagaaacaaagaaaaataggTGAAACAATATATACCTTAATAACAACAACATGGTCAGGATGTTCACCGGGCTCAAAGAGGATGGCATTGCTGTTGACCATATCATCAACAACATTGCTCTTGGAGATTTCCTTGGAACGGAAGGTTTGTGGAGCAGAGAGATTCATACCATCATTATTTCCCAGATGGTTGTAACTAACTATTGATGTTGGCTGTCAATCGTCAACATAGAACACttgaaaaaatcaatttattcctACTTTTTTGTCATATAAAATTGGCACAATACAAAAATTCTAAACCAAGCATAGAAAGGATACACTGTCATAGTACAGAAACACCCATGATATGACATTAGTATAAGAACAATATACCTTGATACCAGCCCCCACCAGGAAATCTACCAGCACGGATTTCATTTTGGTCTGACCACTCTTAAAGTCATCTCCTCCAATCAAACTGTTTTTCTCGATGGCAAAATCAATCAGCCCTGATAGCAAGCGAAGTTAATATTGTctcaattaaaacaattaaattgtGGGAAACTAAAAAGGTAAGCATCCAACCTGGGACAAAAGTGTTCTGAGGGCTTCCGTTGATGAACGGAACATTTTCCATAACACAAGCGATGGCATACAAGGTGGAAGGAGAAATCTCAGCCTCATTTCTGTCCAGGGCAGCCAAAAGGTTCTCCGTGGTGTCATTAAGACCCACGACCAAATTACTGTACCTCTCTGTGTTGGCAGTCCACAGGACGACCACCCTGTCCACTTTGGTGGCTGCTTTAAACTCCCTGAGTTCAATGTCAAAATTTAGATAAGTTACAAGTACACAATCCACAAAGCATGCATGTAGATTGAAGCGGGACATACTTAATGTCTTTGATGATTTGTAAAACTTGTTCTTTCTTGGTGCCCTTGATCACATTGTTGGCACGTTCTTCTTGGTTGGCAGCAATGAAATCTGGGTCAAAGATTCCAGGGAGTGGAACCATGGATTCCATATAAGGCCTCAACTGCTTCTGCAAATCGATGTCAAAAACCTTGGCCCTACCCATCGCATCAGCCAGGTTCATGTTACTGATATCCCATCCCCCAAACACAATGTCGTCAGGGTTAACCTGCCAAAACATTCCAAGAGCACGCATAAGCCAAGTTTATTACCTCGCATAATTCAAAAACACCTTAACTACAAGAAGTGGGTacatataaaaaacttaaaccAAAAACTCGTAAGACTAAATCTGATAAATCAAGTAAACGAAAAAATTTCAATGATCATGACAGAATACCATTGGAAGAAGGCTCTTGAATGGAGCATAGATCTCCTCTCCCTGGAAGGACCCAACTCGAATAGCAGAAGCTTGGGTGAGGGAACCAAAGTAATTGGCTTGTTGAATCTTGTCCTTCGTTGCCCATGAAATACCCCTGAGAATCATAGAACGCAAAATGACCCATTAATGTTAGCATGCAAAAGGCTTCTCTCAAATCTATACCAAAAGCCAAAGgctaagaaaagaaactaactCTCGGTTGGCAATAACACCACCGGTGAGGGTTGAACCGTTGTTTCCACCCCACCCCACAAGCATTACCCTGGTAATTGATCAACATGCAAATGaatcagaaaatgaaaaataaaaaataaataaataaaaactgagAGAGGGTCTGGATCTAGCAATAATAAGAAAAGGAGATTGATTTGAAAGCTAACCCCAATTTAGGGACATGGGTGTCggttttaaattcatatttaacaGATTTGGGTTTGACAATCCACTGATATGTGCCATTCCTGTTCTCGTGAACAAGCTCGGTGGTTTCGTAATTATAAACGGACTGAATCTCGGTCTCGGTGTACCTCACATTAGGACTCTCAACcttaaaattttcaatgaaCATTTTTATCAGAGATTAAGaatggaaaaggaagaaaagatgaagaataattaaacaaaaagataGCCCTATTGCAGTACACCGAGAAGGTAGAAGGATTTGTATGAAAGGTTAGAGGGTGGCATGAATATAAAGGAAGCTATTCCTATTTATAGAAAAAGCATGAACTTCGCTTAGACTTGACACAGTCTTTAGTAGCTCTCAGACCAAACACTCCCTTTTTCCTTCACTGTTACTTTTCCACTATtatcctttttcatttttttcattctattattttttcttccacCTCTTAATTTTGCTACTCCACTTTTTAATATACAATTTCAATCGTAATTTGAATTATATCATCAACAAATAGCCTGTTCTCGATCTTactatgagaaaaaaaaactttatatcgttatattatatttttttctacttctttatatgtattttaataataaatataattaagaataataatatgtaCTATTCATGTGAACTAGTACGTAAACTCACAAGAATGTAAGGTGggctaattattttaaattcttaaaattcgACAACGATAAAAGTACAATAGGTTGTGTTTCTTTTGAACTATTTTCtcatttatgtttcttttgaaccattttcaaaatacaaaaaaaaaaggaagaccCAGCTAATGTGAAGGCCAATATGAACACTTCCTAGTTTCcgagaaagaaaaagacaatCAAACCAATACAAAACCAAAATgtcacaataataaaaaaagacaaCTTCGTCATTTTACACCTTTTTACtcagttttaaaaataacaaagtaaaaactaaaaaaaaaaatgaaaaactcatACCCCTTCAGCAAGGTATGAAAGTCTATTTATACCCTTGTCTATTTGCAGccatttaattgattattaatatTGGATAATGAATTAAAAGACAATTTTAGGATAATTATTATTGTACATTGATCAATCTATgagataaaaaatgaaactatGGGTTGTTtcagtaaaataatttttttatattattaattaaaattattaaaaaattagtggGTTGTTtcagtaaaataatttttttatattattaattaaaattattaaaaaattagtgaaaCATGAAGGAAGTGAACTGAtttgtgtttaaaaaaaaagaagagaacaTTGGTTGGGACCACTCCCTCGCGTTGTGTTCCTAAACTGGATTCTCGAAATTTTCGGACACTTCCGGAAACTTAACCACTATTTTCACGCTCCAACTCAAGGCGCGTTTCTATATTGCACAATTATTCAATACTGACAGGTGGCGATGTTATAATAAGTTATTCAAGCTGACTGGGACAATTTCAAACACAACCTAGAAACTCTGTTTGAAAcacataattatattatatgtataatatttttatttttatttataaatgtttgcTCTTGATTCTTCTATGGGTTTCTCAAGATCAAGCATTTCTTTTGGTTGATTTGGTAACTTTTTCAATCTTATGTAACATCAACTAAAGTTAACCTTTTTCATATAATTACCTGACAAGTCAAAATTTTGGTAAAATTTAGAAGatcaaactaaaataataattaagattattttaataaaaatctcTCTGTGCATAGAGTTTCAATAGAGAACAAATTGGTTACTTAGGTCTGACATTTATAACATTGTGGTcctaacaattaaaaaaataaaatttcacatatGAGGAAGTATGTGAGATAAATTATCTAAGATGTGATTACTATATAATATCATTGTGTTATACAATGACCTGAAATACATAATGAACTACCACTAAATTCCTATCAAtataaatttagtaaaattgAAGAGCCAATTAGAACCTCTAATAAAAAACACttatataaattgtttattaaaaaacaatatttaaatatgagtctatataaaattagatttcTTATAATTAAAGATAACTCTTCATGTAAAtaagttttcaattttaaaacacttatattaaaatgtcatatttattgattaaaaaatctatataaataaatttaattgtaaattattCTGTgaccttttttaattttaaggatCGTGTCTGTGGAgtccataataataatatttctatttataaaagcTACTGtgcttttttcttattaaagatgctcttatataatt
This sequence is a window from Vigna angularis cultivar LongXiaoDou No.4 chromosome 2, ASM1680809v1, whole genome shotgun sequence. Protein-coding genes within it:
- the LOC108329030 gene encoding inositol-3-phosphate synthase, producing the protein MFIENFKVESPNVRYTETEIQSVYNYETTELVHENRNGTYQWIVKPKSVKYEFKTDTHVPKLGVMLVGWGGNNGSTLTGGVIANREGISWATKDKIQQANYFGSLTQASAIRVGSFQGEEIYAPFKSLLPMVNPDDIVFGGWDISNMNLADAMGRAKVFDIDLQKQLRPYMESMVPLPGIFDPDFIAANQEERANNVIKGTKKEQVLQIIKDIKEFKAATKVDRVVVLWTANTERYSNLVVGLNDTTENLLAALDRNEAEISPSTLYAIACVMENVPFINGSPQNTFVPGLIDFAIEKNSLIGGDDFKSGQTKMKSVLVDFLVGAGIKPTSIVSYNHLGNNDGMNLSAPQTFRSKEISKSNVVDDMVNSNAILFEPGEHPDHVVVIKYVPYVGDSKRAMDEYTSEIFMGGKNTIVLHNTCEDSLLAAPIILDLVLLAELSTRIQFKAENEGKFHSFHPVATILSYLTKAPLVPPGTPVVNALSKQRAMLENILRACVGLAPENNMILEYK